A single genomic interval of Isorropodon fossajaponicum endosymbiont JTNG4 harbors:
- a CDS encoding transposase, translating into MFLSDQGAPAIPTRMIAGLHYLKHLYDLSDEQVVERWVENPYWQYFTGEHFFLHILPIHPTSMTK; encoded by the coding sequence TTGTTTCTCTCAGACCAAGGTGCGCCAGCCATACCAACAAGAATGATTGCAGGGTTGCATTACCTTAAGCACCTTTATGATTTATCTGATGAACAAGTTGTTGAACGTTGGGTTGAGAATCCGTACTGGCAGTACTTTACTGGTGAACATTTCTTCTTACACATTCTGCCCATCCATCCAACGTCAATGACCAAATAG